One genomic window of Magnolia sinica isolate HGM2019 chromosome 3, MsV1, whole genome shotgun sequence includes the following:
- the LOC131239496 gene encoding phytosulfokine receptor 2, translating to MGWLCFMISFRWVFLVSLVLATLLPSTVGQVCDPRDSRALLEFSGNLTGGSIKSDWSDESVCCNWIGVFCGNPHGSAVKRVTKLVLHDRGLKGIISSSLGRLDQLKLLDLSLNLLEGKVPGELSNLWQLEFLDLSYNMLAGPILKVDGLNSIRSINISSNFFNGSLLQLGVFPHLAILNVSNNSFTGPVNTSICIASNAIQVLDFSANHFSGPLSNEALANCSTSLQELYLNSNSLSGRLPDSLFELSSLEQLSISANHFSGELSDRVSELSKLKTLILFDNKLSGPLPNVFGNLTKLEQFTAHSNSFSGPLPSSLSFCSMLQVLDLRNNSLLGEIDLDFTKMGRLSSLDLATNRFMGPLPPTLSNCRELKTLSLAKNELSGQIPQNFENLTSLSFLSLSNNSFQNISGALSILQKCGNLTTLILTKNFHEEEIPNDVDGFKSLMIFAVGNCALGGQIPMWLLNCTKLQVLDLSWNHLSGTIPPWLGDFENLFYLDISNNSLTGEIPKSLTRLKSLLSPNTTAAAASICIPLYVKRNQSANGLQYNQVSNFPPSLYLSNNRINGTIWPEFGQLKALHVLDLSQNNITGTIPDGISDMENLEFLDLSCNELYGSIPPSLNKLTFLSRFSVANNHLWGQVPSGGQFFSFSNSSFEGNPGLCGTPFSPCGRSDVMGLKPDIIPGPDSKIGRSSILGITISIGVGIAVLLAVVLLNMSRKDVGDPIYDGDEETGGPRRLSEALGSKLVLFQYSEGKELTIGDVLKSTNNFDQANIIGCGGFGLVYKANFPDGTKAAIKRLSGDCCQMEREFRAEVEALSRAQHKNLVSLQGYCRHGTDRLLIYSYMENGSLDYWLHERVDGGSLLRWDVRLKIAQGAARGLAYLHRVCKPNIVHRDVKSSNILLDEWFEAHLADFGLSRLLCPYDTHVTTDLVGTLGYIPPEYSQTLMATFKGDVYSFGVVLLELLTGRRPVDVCKAKGCRDLVSWVLQKKSEKIEEQIFDPLIWNKIWEKQLLEVLETACKCISQDPRNRPSIEQVALWLDRVGADAE from the coding sequence ATGGGGTGGCTTTGTTTCATGATTTCCTTCAGATGGGTGTTCTTGGTTTCTCTTGTTCTTGCCACATTGCTGCCCAGCACTGTGGGCCAGGTCTGCGATCCAAGGGATTCTCGTGCATTGCTTGAATTCTCTGGAAACCTCACGGGCGGATCGATTAAATCAGATTGGTCAGATGAGTCGGTTTGCTGTAATTGGATCGGCGTCTTTTGTGGGAATCCACATGGGTCGGCCGTGAAGCGGGTGACCAAGTTGGTCTTGCATGATCGAGGCCTGAAAGGGATCATATCAAGTTCATTGGGTCGGTTGGATCAGCTCAAATTGCTTGATCTTTCGCTCAATCTTCTCGAAGGCAAAGTTCCTGGGGAGCTCTCGAATTTGTGGCAGCTGGAGTTTCTTGATCTCAGTTACAATATGTTGGCAGGACCCATTTTGAAGGTCGATGGTCTGAATTCCATCCGGTCGATTAATATATCAAGCAATTTCTTCAATGGAAGCCTGCTTCAACTTGGGGTTTTTCCCCATCTCGCCATTCTGAATGTAAGCAACAATTCCTTCACTGGGCCTGTCAATACTAGTATCTGCATTGCCTCAAATGCGATTCAGGTTTTGGATTTCTCTGCAAACCATTTCTCGGGTCCACTCTCCAATGAAGCTCTAGCAAATTGCAGTACATCTCTGCAAGAACTGTATCTGAATTCAAATTCACTTTCGGGTCGTCTTCCAGACTCTCTGTTCGAATTATCATCTTTGGAGCAGCTCTCAATCTCCGCCAATCATTTCTCCGGTGAGCTAAGCGACAGAGTAAGCGAGCTTTCCAAACTTAAAACCTTAATTCTTTTTGATAACAAGCTCTCAGGCCCCCTTCCAAACGTATTTGGAAATCTCACGAAACTAGAACAGTTCACCGCACATTCGAATTCATTCTCCGGCCCATTGCCTTCTTCTCTGTCATTCTGTTCGATGCTTCAGGTTCTCGACCTTCGCAACAATTCTCTATTGGGTGAGATTGATCTTGATTTCACCAAAATGGGGCGCCTCAGTAGCCTTGATCTTGCTACTAACCGTTTCATGGGCCCTCTTCCTCCTACTCTATCCAATTGCCGGGAACTGAAAACCTTAAGTCTTGCTAAGAACGAGTTATCCGGCCAAATCCCCCAGAATTTCGAAAACCTcacttctctttcatttctctcattaTCAAACAACAGCTTCCAAAACATATCAGGGGCATTGAGCATACTGCAGAAGTGTGGAAATCTCACTACTCTCATCCTGACCAAGAACTTCCATGAAGAAGAAATTCCAAACGATGTCGATGGGTTCAAGAGTTTGATGATTTTTGCAGTTGGAAACTGTGCTCTCGGTGGCCAAATCCCCATGTGGTTATTGAACTGCACGAAACTGCAAGTCCTGGACTTATCTTGGAATCACTTGAGCGGAACCATCCCCCCATGGCTTGGAGATTTCGAGAATCTGTTCTACTTGGACATCTCGAACAATTCGCTAACAGGAGAAATACCCAAAAGCTTGACGCGGCTGAAGAGCCTCCTTTCTCCTAATACTACCGCTGCGGCAGCCTCGATCTGTATACCACTCTACGTAAAACGCAACCAAAGTGCAAACGGCCTTCAGTACAACCAGGTGTCGAATTTTCCGCCATCGTTATACCTGAGCAACAACAGAATCAATGGTACCATTTGGCCCGAGTTTGGACAGTTGAAGGCGCTCCATGTCTTGGATTTGAGCCAGAACAACATCACCGGGACCATCCCGGATGGCATTTCGGATATGGAGAATTTGGAATTCTTGGATCTTTCATGCAACGAACTCTACGGATCCATCCCCCCATCTTTGAATAAGCTTACCTTTTTATCAAGGTTCAGTGTCGCTAATAATCACTTGTGGGGCCAGGTTCCCAGTGGTGGGCAGTTCTTCAGCTTCTCGAACTCAAGTTTTGAAGGGAACCCAGGATTGTGTGGGACGCCATTTTCTCCTTGTGGGAGATCTGATGTTATGGGACTGAAGCCTGATATCATTCCCGGCCCAGACAGTAAAATTGGAAGAAGCAGCATCCTTGGAATAACGATCAGTATCGGAGTGGGGATTGCAGTTCTTTTGGCAGTTGTCCTTCTTAACATGTCAAGAAAGGACGTAGGAGATCCGATCTACGATGGGGATGAGGAAACCGGTGGGCCACGCAGATTGTCTGAAGCGCTTGGATCGAAGTTGGTCCTCTTCCAGTATTCAGAAGGTAAGGAGCTAACAATAGGCGATGTCTTAAAATCTACAAACAATTTCGACCAGGCGAACATAATTGGGTGCGGGGGGTTTGGCCTGGTGTACAAAGCCAATTTCCCAGACGGCACAAAGGCGGCGATCAAGAGGCTATCGGGCGACTGCTGTCAGATGGAACGCGAGTTCCGGGCAGAAGTGGAGGCACTCTCAAGAGCTCAGCACAAGAACCTTGTTTCTCTACAAGGGTATTGCAGGCATGGAACAGACAGGTTGCTGATCTACTCGTACATGGAgaatgggagcttggattactgGCTTCATGAGAGGGTCGATGGCGGGTCATTGCTGAGGTGGGATGTGCGGCTGAAGATAGCTCAGGGGGCGGCGAGGGGGCTGGCGTACTTGCACAGAGTCTGTAAACCGAATATCGTTCACCGTGATGTGAAATCAAGCAACATTCTCTTAGATGAATGGTTCGAAGCTCATTTGGCTGATTTTGGCCTATCAAGGCTCCTCTGTCCCTACGACACCCACGTGACAACTGATCTGGTCGGGACCTTGGGGTACATCCCTCCTGAATACAGTCAGACGTTGATGGCCACATTCAAGGGCGATGTTTATAGCTTTGGGGTGGTGTTGCTGGAGCTTTTGACGGGGCGGCGGCCCGTAGATGTGTGCAAAGCAAAAGGGTGTCGTGACTTGGTTTCGTGGGTGCTTCAGAAGAAGTCTGAGAAGATAGAGGAACAGATTTTTGACCCCTTGATATGGAATAAGATTTGGGAGAAGCAGCTCCTAGAAGTACTCGAAACCGCATGCAAATGCATAAGTCAGGATCCGAGGAACAGGCCCTCTATTGAACAGGTGGCTCTGTGGCTTGATAGGGTCGGAGCTGATGCTGAATAG